Proteins from one Blattabacterium sp. (Blattella germanica) str. Bge genomic window:
- the sucC gene encoding ADP-forming succinate--CoA ligase subunit beta, whose protein sequence is MNLHEYQGREILNSFSIQVPYGILASSPEESVEAAKIIFKRTGKKSLVIKAQIHAGGRGKAGGIQIAKTLDEVYEKSKNILGKFLITPQTSKKGKLVRKILLSEDIYSNELNSPIEYYLSILLNRDIEKDIILYSKEGGVEIENLSKKNPNKIYTEEIDPILGLQLFQTRKIAFNLGMDSDTLKNFSSFLISLYKAYKAYDALLLEINPLIKTFDNKIIPVDIKIVLDDNALFRHKKYAINNDSKDIDFLEKEANEAHLNFLKLEGNVGCMVNGAGLAMATMDMIKFCGGEPANFLDIGGSADKKRVEKAFSLILRDKSVKTILINIFGGIVRCDTVSEGIINSYSKIDHDIQIPVVVRLQGTNERIAKKMLQNSLLPIYSTDTLKDAADKIKEILQIK, encoded by the coding sequence ATGAATTTACATGAATACCAAGGTAGAGAAATATTGAATTCTTTTTCAATTCAAGTTCCATATGGAATACTTGCTTCTTCTCCAGAAGAATCTGTAGAAGCAGCAAAAATTATTTTTAAAAGAACTGGAAAAAAATCTTTGGTAATTAAAGCCCAAATTCACGCAGGGGGACGTGGAAAAGCTGGTGGTATTCAAATTGCAAAAACTTTAGATGAAGTTTACGAAAAATCTAAAAATATCTTAGGAAAATTTCTAATAACTCCACAAACTTCTAAAAAAGGAAAATTAGTTAGAAAAATTTTATTGTCTGAAGATATCTATTCTAACGAATTAAATTCACCTATAGAATATTATTTATCTATATTGCTTAATCGTGATATAGAAAAAGATATAATTCTTTATTCCAAGGAAGGAGGAGTTGAAATCGAAAATCTTTCCAAAAAAAATCCAAATAAAATCTATACAGAAGAAATAGATCCAATATTAGGATTGCAATTATTTCAAACCAGAAAAATTGCTTTTAATCTAGGAATGGACAGTGATACTTTAAAAAATTTTAGTTCTTTTTTAATTTCTCTTTATAAAGCTTATAAAGCTTATGATGCTTTACTATTGGAAATAAATCCTTTGATCAAAACATTTGACAACAAAATTATTCCTGTAGATATAAAAATTGTATTAGATGATAATGCTTTGTTTCGTCATAAAAAATATGCCATTAATAATGACTCAAAAGATATTGATTTTCTTGAAAAAGAAGCGAATGAAGCTCATTTGAATTTTTTAAAATTGGAAGGAAATGTAGGATGTATGGTGAATGGAGCGGGGTTAGCTATGGCTACAATGGATATGATCAAATTTTGTGGAGGAGAACCGGCTAATTTTTTAGATATAGGAGGTTCTGCGGATAAAAAACGTGTAGAAAAGGCTTTTTCTCTTATATTAAGAGACAAATCTGTTAAAACAATATTGATTAATATATTTGGAGGAATAGTTCGTTGTGATACTGTATCAGAAGGAATCATTAATTCATATTCTAAAATTGATCATGATATCCAAATACCAGTGGTTGTTCGTTTGCAAGGAACAAATGAGAGAATAGCAAAAAAAATGCTTCAAAATAGTTTACTTCCTATTTATTCTACAGATACATTAAAAGACGCTGCCGATAAAATTAAAGAAATTTTGCAGATAAAATAA